The genomic window gccaacataagatcagccatgatcgtatcgAATTgtaaagcaggctcaaagggctgaattgtccacttctgctcctagttgTTATGTTCTTATGTCACATTTCCCAGTTACTTGCCTGTAATTTGGAAGGAGGCCATTAGGACCAGAAGGTGAGACATGCCCAGCTGCACAGGGACACAATCAAGTGGCTCCATTATTCCCCTAGAGAAGGGGAATGTTTCTCAGCCAGTCTAAGTGGCTCCATTAACTAAAAAGGTTCTGTGTCTTTAGAACAAATCCTGGGCAGTCTTGCTCCAGAAAGCATAAACATCGATGTCAGTGACCTGGAGACAAGGGAATCCTTCACAATAAATTTCTGCAGGGTGAGAAATTTGGCATTTAAAAAGCTAATCAATACTAAACTTTTCTTCAAAAGCCGAAAGAACAGAtctatgaaatttttaaaaagttatgtttTTCCATTCTTTTAACTAATTTGAGAGTGTATTTTTGCCTAAACATAAATTTGAATAAGTGAGATTCAACTTGATCATTAAGTTGTGAACTGGAATAATGAAAATTTAAGTGCAGGTAACAATGGATCCTGTAATAGAGAACAAGAAATTGAGCACAGTGACATGTCACTTTTAATTTTTTCAGGGGAGTCTGACAAGGGATAATGTTATGGTGTTGAGAAATACCTGAATCTTTTCATGCagataaaaatgttttttgtctTCCATCTCTTTTCAAAAAAGCATGTGATATATTTGAAAGTAATAAACTATAAAAACTTTAAATATACCACATGTTTAGAATGTATTTGTTAATATTAATTCTAGACAGGTGCTATGAAGAATCCAATGGGGGAGAAGTATGTTTTTAGCTGAAGTGTTAAGTCCAATGTATTCAAGGTTTGTGAAAAATGACAGCACAAAATGCTCAGTATTTTTAAAAGATATGTTACTATAAGAAAATCAATACATAGGCAGTCAAAATTAAATATAAACATAGTAGCAATTAAGAtttgaggaaaagatttaaaatagtaaaacaCATCAGGGCACTTCACAATCAGGCAAAGATTTACACCAAACTAAATAAGGAGACATTAGAATAAGTGAGCAAAGATTATTCTCATCAATGTAAACAGCTAGGTATTTGAAGGTGAACTAGGTTTTTTCACAACGTGGAATAGCATGTTCTTCTGCCCCAGGCCCAGCTGCAAGGTGACATCCAGCGGTGCAGAATGGGGGTTTAGGCCTTGTGGTGGTCTTCTGGTGTGGCAgtctcctggtgtggtggtcttgaTTAGGAGGGGTGGTCTCGGCCTACATGGCAGACTTTGGCAACTTCTGGGTATTCCAGCAGCCCAGCGTGAAGGTTTCATCCTGGCACGGAGATCTCACCGTTGCTTCAGAGGTCGCTTCCAGTGGCCCAATCTGGAGATGACCTGGTGTTGAGGTCTTTGGTGGCTTCCAGGTATTTCAGAAGCCCAGTGTGAAAATCTAATCCCCGCTCAGAAGTCTTGTCTTGGAATGGGAGGTCTTGTCCTTGCTTTGGAGGTGGCTTCCAGTATCCCAGTGTGGAACTCTTGTCCCAGTATGGTATAGTAGGTTTGACACGGTTTTCCAGTGTAGCCTGAATACAGGAGATGTTAATTAAATTGTGatcaatttttactttttttctcttttgtcattttttgtcatttaatttagGTACTATGGTATGGAGATTTAGAAAGATTTTCACTACAAAAAAATGACAATAAAAATTGCTATTCTATTATAACAAATTGTGACAAGATTcaaaacataaaagcaaaaggtgATGTGTTAAAAGCACAATTTTGTAGTCGTGATTTAACCTGATGCTTTATGAGCGCTGTATTGGAAGTCTGAGTCCTGCAGATCATGTTTGTTCCACTGGTTATTCAATTGATGCTTTATCTCATTTATATATCGACCATAACAGATGGATACATGTAATAAAATGCAACCACAGGTGTACTTTTGGGCTTAAATTGTGGAAATGTCAGGTCTGAAAAGTTTACAAGAAATATTTTTCCTGGAGTTCAGCATTCCCTTTAAAAATGCATTGCTGTAAGTGATGTGAAGGTCTATCTTCAGCCTACAATGTATAATGAATTGgagtgtgaaaatgtttttatatattttaaataactttaatttttttctttagaaaCAATGAACGAATAATTCATTAAATTATTACTTACCATTACTCACCGCCAAACCAGAAGTTGTCACGTCTGTGTCCACATTATATTTAGTGTTCATAataaaatggtttttaaatgATAAATTCCTTGCACATCTAGAGCCACCAAATGAAATGCTGAGTGCAGGGAAGGAACTGTTCCTGAGAAGGGAAATGGCACTTAATTATGGTGATATTCCTTGGCCATGGGATTTTGCCTGAGGATAAAAAAACTACAGAATAGGGAGTGTACTAAAAACTTATTCTCAAGTTTGTCTTAAGTCTATTTCACATTAATTTATTCTATTCTAGTCAAATTACAGTAGCTAATTCCACTTATCACATGAGtgcattttttttcatatttctctAGGTATTGGTAAAACAACCCTAATTCACAAAACCATAGATGTGTTGAAATCTTCTGGTGTTCCTGTTGATGGATTTTACACTGAAGAAGTCAGAAAAGATAGAAGAAGAATAGGATTTGATGTTGTTACAGTATCGGGTAAGCGAGGACCTTTGTCCAGAACTAGGTATAAATTGTTTCAATTCCTCAAGTCtgttaaaataatatttcaagATAATgagtttaataatttttaaaatgatgttttCCTGCCTTTAGCAATGAATCAGGGGCTCTGAACTGTAGATGTGAATATCGAGTTGGCCAATATGCAGTGGATCTTCCATCATTTGAATGCCTAGTCCTCCCTCTTCTCCGAAAAGTAAGATTAATAATTGATCTTGAAAGATGTGCTAGTCCTACTTTTTATTTGTCTGTTATAACTATGTTGGAGACCAGTTCTCATAAGTAACTTGCTGGAACAATGGTAATCCAAACTTCAGTAGAGGAAGTTAATGATTCGTTGTGatagttgaaaaaaaaaccccaaaaataTGAATCTTATGGTGTCACAAGAAAAAGCAAAAAGTCAATAAGGTATACTCTTAATTTGTTTCTCTCCTATACTTCTTGTAGGTTAATGACAGAAATGACACAGAGAAAAAGGTGTATGTGATAGATGAGATTGGCAAAATGGAGCTCTTTAGTGAACCCTTTATCCAGTGTGTACGTCAAGTCCTAGATGGATCCGGTGCCACCATTCTTGGGACTATTCCTATCCCGAAAGGAAAGCCTTTAGGACTTGTGGAAGAAATCAGAAGCAGAAAGGatgttaaaatatttaatgtaagAACCTGAGCGCTGCCATATGCAATTTGAGCAGATACTGAATTTACTCTAATATAAATTACCGAATAGTAAAAAGTTAGCCATTTGACTTGAATTTCAACATTTGAGCACGCAATGACTAAATTTTGAGTTAATTTACATAAACCATTGTCCAATATTCCCCATTTGAGAAATTAATTATTGAATAGTTACTTTTGCCTTACAGATTACAAAGGATAATAGAAACAATGTTGTAGAAGAGATTGTCACATCAGTGCAAGACTGCAGAGAATTAAAAGGaaactgattcagaatgtggatgatTACAAGAGAATGTGTCCTATGAGTTGTGCAGGTTTTTGATTGTTCTTTATATTCTATTTTGTGCTTCAGGCTTCTTCCAACTTTAAGCAATACTTAAAGATTTAGTATACATCAGGTTGCTCCTTCCACTTCGAGTGCACTAATGTTTTGTTCTTGTTTATAAAAGTGTTATTTGAATTCATGATTTTTTTCCTAACTTATGTACATTCTTTTAGGGAGTTATTAGAAGTTTACCAGAATGTATACTGATCTATTTTGATGGTCACTATTTGTGAACTGCATGTAATCAAGTTATTTGTTAATAACAGTCATGTGAAATATAACATTGCTGCATAATATCTTCTCTGCATTTTCTGAGGAAATTTAACTCTGACAGAAAAAAAGATCAATTTTACACTTCAAAACTTCAAAAGAGATGCACTAACagtatttgaattcagttaaaagtcacacgccgccagattatagtccaacaggtttatttggaagcactaacttttcagagcactgctccttcatcaggtagctgtagtacaggatcgtaagacacagaatgtatagcaaaagattagtgtcatactactgaagtgatatattgaacaaacctagattgctgttgagtctttcaacttttagaatgggttgcagttttcGGTTCatggttattttttaaaaagctgttggcATTTGACCTATCCATGTTAGTAAATTTCAATGGCTTGTCTTACTAATGAAGATAGTCCCTAGTCTGTCTTGGCAAATGAAAGTAAAATTCTAGTATCCATTAATGTTCACTTTGCCATTCGTTGTTGATGTAGCTTTGCTGATAATTACCTACCACTCAGATAATCATGTAAGAGTGAACCAAAATAAGTTAGACACTAAAATAATCCTGTGTTGTATCacattttgttttttgcattaCAATCtcagtaacttttttttaaaaagtacaaaatcCTAGTTACTTACTAAAGGAATGAAGTCTCTAGGTTTCATTCAGAAGAATTTAGATTGTACAAGAGTCTACAAGGCAAACGTTAAATACTCTGTAGCACCCAGAATTAACATGAGTTAAACATGACTTAACAGGCTGATTATAGTTCAATATAAATCAATACTTAACAGTAAATGACGGATGTGGCAGATTCTGTGAATTGGCTCAGCAGCCACTCAGATTGAAATTATCAAAGTAATTCATAAAATCCTTCAGATTCTGACTTCACAAGGAATTTTAATTCTATTCCTGCCACTCTGAGCTTTTGGTCAAAAGCACTGCAAAATCAAACTCTGCTCATTTCAGTCTAAATGGGGTACACTACCACTGGTATCCATCAGTAATAGAAACAGCTGCAGAAACCTATTCTCAGCTTCtggaacaaaaatagagattgttGGCAAAGGtcgtcaggtctggcagcatctgtggagagaaattagagttaatgttttgggccggATTCTTCGTCCAGAACTGGATTCGGATGGTCTCTTTCAATTTTCTTCAACCAGTTTGTAGACTGGAGCAGACTGAACAAATAGCTACTGCTTAGTTTGGACTGACCCGTGACCTATAGCTTAGAACAAGGTCTTGTTTCATTTTCCAAATGTGTTTGTTTTTAGTTTCCTTAGAAACTGAGACCATTTTCATTTGTAGTTTTATCTTtcctgttctttgtttcattttagtttAGTATTTACTTTGAATGTTTTTGCGGCAGACCATACTTCACATTAAATTTAAGAATATAGATTCTCTCAACTACCATTGTTTCATATTGTCATGTGTATGAATTTATCTAAcatgatacaaaatactcatctGGTGCAAAcatcagagacagttacaaaaTACTTCACCTTTTGTGTTAAAGtaaaagatacattttgtcaaagtttttgtCTTgtcctcaggaaaaaaaaatcacaagaattACCAAAGTAAAGGGCAAGCAATATTTATACTGTATA from Chiloscyllium plagiosum isolate BGI_BamShark_2017 unplaced genomic scaffold, ASM401019v2 scaf_8524, whole genome shotgun sequence includes these protein-coding regions:
- the ntpcr gene encoding cancer-related nucleoside-triphosphatase, with the translated sequence MARHVFLTGPPGIGKTTLIHKTIDVLKSSGVPVDGFYTEEVRKDRRRIGFDVVTVSGKRGPLSRTSNESGALNCRCEYRVGQYAVDLPSFECLVLPLLRKVNDRNDTEKKVYVIDEIGKMELFSEPFIQCVRQVLDGSGATILGTIPIPKGKPLGLVEEIRSRKDVKIFNITKDNRNNVVEEIVTSVQDCRELKGN